AAGACGCCGTACGTGCCGTCCAGCCCACCGGCGGCCAGGCGCTGGCCGTGCGACAGGGCAACCGCCTCGCCCGGCGCGATCTCACGGCGGGGGAACGCGGTGGACACGGCGGCGTCGAGGTCCAGCGACAGGCCGGGCGCGGCTTCCAGCTGCTCCAGGGTCTTGGCCACGCGCAGGTCGAACGGGCCGACGCGGGTGCGGCGCAGGGCCGCCAGGTGACCGCCGACGCCCAGGTCCGCGCCCAGGTCACGGGCCAGCGCGCGCACGTACGTCCCGGACGAGCACTCCACCATCACGTCGAGTTCGGTGGCGTCGCCCTCACGGCGGATCGACAGCACGTCGAAGCGGTGCACGGTCACCGGTCGCGCCGGGATGTCCACCACCTCACCGGCCCGGACCCTGGCGTACGCGCGCTTGCCGTCGATCTTCACCGCGCTCACCGCGCTGGGCACCTGCTCGATCGGCCCGGTCAGCTTCGCCACACCGGCCCGGAT
This is a stretch of genomic DNA from Saccharothrix ecbatanensis. It encodes these proteins:
- the truB gene encoding tRNA pseudouridine(55) synthase TruB; the protein is MSATSPARPAKPTVPPGLVVIDKPDGMTSHDVVARVRRILGTRKVGHAGTLDPMATGVLVLGIERATKLLGHLALDSKAYLSTIRLGSATTTDDAEGEVLSTADASEVDEDAIRAGVAKLTGPIEQVPSAVSAVKIDGKRAYARVRAGEVVDIPARPVTVHRFDVLSIRREGDATELDVMVECSSGTYVRALARDLGADLGVGGHLAALRRTRVGPFDLRVAKTLEQLEAAPGLSLDLDAAVSTAFPRREIAPGEAVALSHGQRLAAGGLDGTYGVFGPDGHVVALAKDEGPIAKPLVVLNSAG